One window of the Bartonella bacilliformis KC583 genome contains the following:
- a CDS encoding efflux RND transporter periplasmic adaptor subunit, with protein sequence MRFSSIIQSIIKLIKKRKKLSFFGGVFLFIIFISTINSFFSTDTPIYMTAVVKRGDIEDTVLASGLVRPYRLVAVGARVTGRVVAMHVTPGAIVQEGDLLAEIDSTDQENDLKRKKSVLSNSQARLAEQESYLQQAQETLKRQEGMIKEHAISRVNFDDAVVQVKIREAQVAQLQEQVAQARIDVDSAEVNLSYTRVTAPAKGTVLATVVEEGQNINASQSAPTIVILGDLSKMTIKAQISEADILKVRAGQPLYFKVLGNPQRRYEGKLETVEPAPESIRMDESINPGMGTSSALSSSAVYYNALVHVDNEDNFLRTYMTAQMHIILDSAKDVLLVPSDALHDETQEREAWVQVLVGANKVVKKQVVVGINNRVMAEIVSGLDEGDIVIIGSRDGLQA encoded by the coding sequence ATGAGATTCAGTTCAATTATACAATCAATCATAAAATTGATCAAAAAACGCAAAAAACTTTCTTTTTTTGGAGGTGTTTTTCTTTTTATCATCTTTATATCGACGATTAATTCTTTTTTCAGTACAGATACGCCTATTTATATGACAGCGGTGGTGAAGCGTGGTGATATTGAAGACACTGTTCTAGCCTCTGGTCTTGTTCGCCCTTATCGATTGGTTGCTGTTGGTGCGCGTGTGACAGGGCGTGTGGTAGCGATGCATGTTACCCCTGGAGCCATTGTACAAGAAGGCGATTTGTTAGCAGAAATTGATTCAACAGATCAGGAAAATGATCTGAAAAGAAAAAAATCTGTTTTGTCTAACTCTCAGGCTCGTTTGGCCGAGCAAGAATCTTACCTCCAACAAGCACAGGAGACGTTGAAGCGTCAAGAAGGCATGATTAAGGAACACGCCATTTCGCGTGTCAATTTTGATGATGCTGTTGTGCAAGTGAAAATACGTGAAGCTCAAGTTGCTCAGTTACAAGAGCAGGTTGCACAAGCACGCATAGATGTGGATAGCGCAGAGGTCAATTTAAGTTATACGCGGGTGACGGCACCTGCAAAAGGAACAGTGTTAGCAACCGTTGTTGAAGAAGGGCAGAATATTAATGCCTCTCAGTCAGCACCGACAATCGTTATTTTAGGCGATTTGTCCAAAATGACAATTAAAGCGCAGATCTCAGAAGCGGATATTCTCAAAGTTCGCGCTGGACAACCTTTGTATTTCAAAGTGTTAGGCAATCCACAGCGTCGCTATGAAGGGAAGTTAGAGACAGTAGAGCCTGCACCGGAATCTATCCGTATGGATGAGAGTATTAATCCTGGTATGGGAACTTCTAGCGCTTTGTCATCATCAGCGGTTTATTATAATGCACTTGTGCATGTCGATAATGAGGATAATTTTTTACGCACCTATATGACAGCTCAAATGCATATTATCTTAGATAGTGCTAAGGATGTTTTGTTAGTTCCAAGTGATGCTTTGCATGATGAAACACAGGAGCGCGAAGCATGGGTTCAGGTTCTGGTTGGTGCAAACAAGGTAGTAAAAAAACAGGTTGTTGTCGGCATTAACAATAGAGTTATGGCTGAAATTGTCTCAGGGCTTGATGAAGGGGATATTGTGATTATCGGCTCACGTGATGGGTTACAAGCATAG